A region from the Desulfomarina profundi genome encodes:
- the kdsA gene encoding 3-deoxy-8-phosphooctulonate synthase, producing MQEIKIEIPVPTGDPIVVGTGQPLLLIGGPCALESEEIARTVAEKMQEICNRLGISYIFKASFDKANRTSLSSYRGPGLEKGLMILASIRESMQLPVISDVHDASQVKAAAEVLDIIQIPAFLCRQTDLLTEAARTGKVVNVKKGQFVSPWDMKNVVDKLRGVGGRKIMLVERGASFGYNNLVVDMRSLPIMRSLGCPVVFDATHSVQLPGGAGGSSGGQREFIEPLARAATAAGIDGLFMEIHPDPRKALCDGANSIALDDVEEVLKRIIKIRTALA from the coding sequence ATGCAGGAAATCAAAATTGAGATACCTGTTCCAACCGGTGACCCCATTGTGGTCGGTACAGGCCAACCCCTTCTTCTGATCGGTGGCCCATGTGCTCTTGAATCAGAGGAAATTGCCCGTACCGTTGCTGAAAAAATGCAGGAAATCTGCAATCGCCTTGGTATTTCATATATTTTCAAGGCTTCCTTTGACAAGGCAAACAGAACATCTCTTTCATCCTACCGGGGACCCGGTCTTGAAAAAGGGTTGATGATCCTTGCCTCAATACGGGAATCGATGCAACTTCCAGTCATTTCAGATGTGCACGATGCCAGCCAGGTTAAAGCTGCTGCTGAAGTACTTGATATCATCCAGATTCCGGCCTTTCTCTGTCGACAGACAGATCTTCTCACCGAAGCGGCCCGAACCGGCAAGGTTGTCAATGTCAAAAAGGGTCAGTTTGTATCCCCCTGGGATATGAAAAACGTGGTGGACAAATTACGTGGGGTCGGTGGCAGGAAAATCATGCTGGTTGAAAGGGGAGCCAGCTTTGGTTACAACAATCTTGTGGTTGACATGCGCTCCCTGCCGATAATGCGCTCCCTCGGCTGCCCGGTTGTCTTTGATGCAACCCATTCCGTTCAGCTTCCAGGTGGTGCCGGAGGCTCTTCAGGTGGACAGCGTGAATTCATTGAACCACTGGCCAGGGCAGCTACGGCAGCCGGGATTGATGGGTTGTTCATGGAGATTCATCCGGACCCCCGGAAAGCCCTGTGCGATGGTGCCAACTCCATAGCCCTGGACGATGTGGAAGAGGTTTTGAAAAGAATCATCAAAATTCGGACCGCTCTTGCCTGA
- a CDS encoding KdsC family phosphatase encodes MSDSCSSPTGHPSDCEIMEGYRSMARKRGTPQTDPYRMRALARAKEIKLLLLDVDGVLTDATLLYSDGSGESKSFHTKDGFGLRLLREAGISTGIITARKSEVVQRRAVELKMDYIHQGAIDKNNAFREIRKQSGLKPFEIAYMGDDWLDLVLLLQVGLAVAPADAEPEVLEAVHFITKRDGGHGAVRDCCNLLLESRDSLSKLLQKYKTR; translated from the coding sequence ATGTCAGACTCATGCTCTTCACCAACCGGGCACCCTTCCGACTGCGAAATCATGGAAGGTTATCGCTCCATGGCCAGAAAACGAGGTACACCACAAACCGATCCTTATCGCATGCGTGCGCTTGCCAGAGCAAAGGAAATTAAACTGCTTCTTCTTGATGTGGATGGTGTTCTTACCGATGCCACCCTGCTCTATTCAGATGGGAGTGGAGAAAGCAAAAGTTTTCACACCAAGGACGGATTCGGCCTTCGACTTCTCAGGGAAGCAGGCATCAGTACCGGAATAATTACTGCCAGAAAATCAGAGGTTGTACAGAGAAGAGCTGTCGAACTGAAAATGGATTACATCCACCAGGGTGCAATTGACAAAAACAATGCCTTCAGAGAGATCAGGAAACAATCGGGGTTAAAACCGTTTGAAATTGCCTACATGGGCGATGACTGGCTGGACCTGGTCCTTTTGCTGCAGGTTGGACTTGCAGTAGCACCCGCCGATGCAGAGCCGGAGGTGCTTGAAGCTGTGCATTTCATCACAAAAAGAGATGGTGGCCATGGAGCAGTCAGAGACTGTTGCAACCTGCTCCTGGAATCCCGGGACTCCCTCTCGAAACTCCTGCAGAAATACAAAACCAGATGA
- the lptC gene encoding LPS export ABC transporter periplasmic protein LptC produces the protein MKLHRNQVWLIPLLLILTYPLWSIPIGKFLTPRGGVPAQTVIKKTNQHNFRMESVKILQNQNGKKTAMIRAKSARTGDDTDILILETVDADIFDEDGNVTHIVSRTGKYNVKTKALTLSGDVVVNKIRDNQFLYTDLLHYNSDKRTVNCPGKTKLIGENVSIDGGSLDYDINSARYDIGGRVSVDLEGFSAPAPAPRS, from the coding sequence ATGAAACTGCACCGCAATCAGGTCTGGCTTATCCCCCTTCTCCTTATCCTGACCTATCCTCTCTGGAGCATACCCATCGGTAAATTTCTGACCCCCCGTGGCGGGGTTCCTGCTCAAACAGTAATCAAAAAGACAAATCAGCATAATTTCAGGATGGAATCGGTTAAAATTCTGCAGAATCAGAATGGAAAAAAGACAGCCATGATCCGGGCGAAATCTGCCCGAACCGGGGATGATACAGATATTCTCATCCTTGAAACCGTTGATGCTGATATCTTTGACGAAGATGGCAATGTTACTCATATCGTCTCCAGAACGGGAAAATACAACGTTAAAACCAAGGCCCTGACCCTTTCCGGAGACGTGGTGGTTAATAAAATCCGCGATAATCAGTTTCTTTACACCGACCTTCTCCACTACAACAGCGATAAACGCACTGTCAACTGCCCTGGGAAAACAAAACTGATCGGAGAAAATGTCAGTATTGATGGTGGGAGTCTTGATTACGATATCAATTCAGCGCGATATGATATCGGTGGCCGCGTTTCTGTCGATCTTGAAGGATTTTCCGCCCCCGCCCCTGCTCCCCGTTCCTAA
- a CDS encoding glycosyltransferase family 2 protein, protein MTTASPTEPVDIIVPVLNEEEILQEFHTRICRLNFPINLIFVDNASTDKSVEIISSFPDATLIRHQSNEGYGASLIDGIKASNNSKIVIIDADCEYPPEAIPALVKELDNADVVYTSRFLDNSNTSMPFLKRKGNQIISSLFNLLFKQNVTDLYTGCKAINRSALEGIKLERKGFEHVLELGVKLARNNIKITEIPVVFSPRHTGQAKMKHVSETLKYLYLTLSYYLRVR, encoded by the coding sequence ATGACAACAGCCTCACCGACTGAACCAGTAGACATTATTGTACCCGTACTGAACGAAGAAGAGATTTTACAGGAATTCCATACCAGAATTTGCAGACTGAATTTTCCGATAAACCTTATTTTTGTTGACAATGCATCAACAGATAAATCAGTCGAGATCATCAGCTCCTTTCCCGATGCCACCCTCATCAGGCACCAGAGCAACGAGGGATACGGAGCCTCCCTTATAGACGGCATTAAGGCATCAAATAATTCGAAAATTGTGATAATTGATGCGGACTGTGAATATCCTCCGGAAGCCATCCCGGCACTGGTTAAGGAACTCGACAACGCGGATGTGGTTTACACAAGTCGATTTCTTGACAACAGTAACACCTCTATGCCTTTTCTGAAAAGAAAAGGTAACCAGATCATTTCATCGCTTTTCAATCTTCTTTTCAAACAGAATGTTACTGATCTGTACACGGGATGCAAGGCGATAAACAGAAGTGCTCTCGAGGGAATTAAACTTGAGAGAAAAGGGTTTGAACATGTGCTGGAACTCGGCGTAAAACTGGCCCGCAACAATATCAAAATTACTGAAATTCCCGTTGTCTTCAGTCCACGGCATACCGGCCAGGCCAAAATGAAACATGTTTCTGAAACACTGAAATATCTCTACCTCACTCTTTCCTACTACCTGCGGGTTCGCTGA
- a CDS encoding nucleotidyltransferase family protein, protein MVGIIPAAGKGVRARPYTTLVPKGMLQIAGKPNLERIISLMRDSLQIEDIYIVVGYLGDIIKEYFKDGRQLGVRLHYIENRELDRGLAWSILLAGRKVDTTCCVILSDECYIDSNHDEILKTPLSHHIATCTVMAVDDPKIIHRNYAVQLNGSRIVRLVEKPDKVENNLLGCGTFLLNPPVFDLLEKAFRKSPDNYVEFVTFLDKLCSQKPGVSCFQLNGTYVNINDRDSLNLARFYERNKSFSKKTISLILYSEGTEENLPLAVQQYGKIKAITSIHVVLPHENKIANTVKGMDVTFLTCPPSMTLYGEKLKYGMDRVPGDILILAEAAYTFPAHDIDKLLCYLKEADMVAGTRTTRQLITRGSDMQGTVRLANIFLAKVLELFWWSYEPRLTDVGCTFRAVWRSSYEEIKDQLAERGPALLTEMVIEILRNRNRIVEIPVNYSNKYQAMHGKYRNYRTFFSIFKVMLKKRLQISSH, encoded by the coding sequence ATGGTCGGTATAATACCTGCAGCCGGTAAAGGTGTCAGAGCGCGACCTTACACAACTCTTGTCCCCAAAGGAATGCTCCAGATCGCCGGGAAACCCAATCTTGAACGTATAATCAGCCTCATGCGGGATTCTCTTCAGATTGAAGATATTTATATTGTTGTCGGTTACCTTGGGGATATCATAAAAGAGTATTTCAAGGACGGCAGACAACTTGGAGTCAGGCTCCACTATATCGAAAACAGAGAACTTGACCGGGGACTTGCCTGGTCAATTCTTCTGGCCGGCCGAAAAGTCGACACCACCTGCTGTGTTATACTCTCAGATGAATGTTATATCGACTCAAACCATGACGAGATACTGAAAACACCCCTTTCACACCACATTGCCACATGTACGGTCATGGCAGTTGATGACCCGAAAATAATCCACAGGAATTATGCCGTACAGCTCAACGGTTCTAGGATTGTCAGACTTGTCGAAAAACCAGATAAGGTTGAAAACAACCTGCTGGGTTGTGGTACGTTTCTCCTCAATCCGCCGGTCTTTGACCTCCTGGAGAAAGCGTTCAGAAAATCCCCGGATAACTATGTTGAATTTGTCACCTTTCTCGATAAACTCTGCTCACAAAAACCGGGTGTTTCCTGTTTTCAGCTGAACGGAACCTATGTCAATATAAACGACAGAGATTCCCTCAATCTTGCACGATTCTACGAGAGAAACAAGTCGTTTTCAAAGAAAACAATCTCTCTGATTCTTTATTCCGAGGGAACAGAAGAAAACCTCCCCCTGGCCGTACAGCAATACGGGAAAATCAAAGCCATCACATCCATCCATGTTGTCCTTCCTCATGAAAATAAGATTGCCAATACCGTTAAGGGGATGGATGTCACATTTCTCACCTGTCCTCCAAGCATGACGCTCTACGGTGAAAAATTGAAATATGGTATGGACAGAGTGCCTGGGGATATTCTTATTTTAGCTGAGGCGGCCTATACTTTTCCGGCCCATGATATAGATAAACTCTTGTGCTACCTGAAAGAAGCAGACATGGTTGCCGGAACCAGAACAACACGGCAACTTATCACCCGGGGTTCAGATATGCAGGGAACCGTGAGACTGGCCAATATATTCCTGGCAAAGGTGCTTGAGCTGTTCTGGTGGAGTTACGAACCCCGGCTTACCGATGTCGGATGCACATTCAGAGCAGTATGGCGCTCGAGCTATGAAGAAATAAAGGACCAGCTGGCTGAACGAGGTCCCGCATTGTTAACTGAAATGGTTATTGAAATATTGCGAAACAGAAATAGAATTGTCGAAATACCGGTAAACTATTCCAACAAATATCAGGCAATGCATGGAAAATATCGCAACTACAGAACATTCTTTTCAATTTTCAAGGTAATGCTGAAAAAACGCCTGCAGATATCGAGTCACTGA
- the cbiM gene encoding cobalt transporter CbiM, producing MHISEGVLSTPVLITGGAVAFAGTAVGLKKLNYDKIMSVSLLTATFFVASLIHVPLGPGSVHLIMGGLMGLLLGWSCFPAILVALFLQTVFFQFGGLTVLGVNTTIMALPALLCYYLFRPWLKNNGNKRKIAAFGCGFLSILLSSILQAVALTITDSGFWHAAQLVIAAHIPVMFIEGIITMFTISFLAKVQPEFLQISKQEE from the coding sequence ATGCATATTTCAGAGGGTGTCCTCTCCACACCCGTTCTTATCACTGGGGGAGCAGTTGCCTTTGCGGGCACGGCTGTTGGTCTGAAAAAACTCAATTATGATAAAATAATGAGTGTCAGTCTGCTTACTGCAACATTTTTTGTCGCTTCACTGATTCATGTCCCCCTGGGTCCCGGGAGTGTCCATCTTATCATGGGAGGACTGATGGGACTCCTTCTCGGATGGAGCTGTTTTCCCGCCATTCTCGTAGCCCTTTTTCTCCAGACTGTTTTTTTTCAATTTGGTGGCCTGACTGTCCTTGGAGTTAATACCACAATCATGGCTCTCCCGGCCCTTCTCTGTTACTACCTCTTCCGCCCCTGGCTCAAAAATAACGGTAATAAAAGAAAAATAGCCGCTTTCGGTTGTGGTTTTCTTTCCATCCTGCTCTCATCCATCCTCCAGGCTGTCGCTCTTACAATTACTGACAGTGGTTTCTGGCATGCCGCTCAACTTGTCATCGCAGCCCACATTCCGGTTATGTTTATTGAGGGAATTATTACCATGTTTACCATATCCTTTCTGGCAAAGGTGCAACCTGAATTTCTGCAGATCAGCAAACAGGAAGAATAG
- a CDS encoding DUF4198 domain-containing protein, producing the protein MLPVILILLTSLPARAHKVRIFAWEEGGIIKTEAKFSGGKPARNSTVTVTSQKENEEILKGKTDDRGVFSFPIPKKARDNQLNLKITINSGDGHKNSWLLNAEDYLPGVSSTPRKTEKMTKAPQRKPDQEQQLPNEVLLRKIISSELDRQLGPIKRSLALQQEKPTSLQDILGESAISLA; encoded by the coding sequence ATGCTTCCAGTTATCCTCATATTACTTACGTCCCTGCCGGCCCGGGCACACAAGGTAAGAATTTTTGCCTGGGAAGAAGGTGGCATAATAAAAACAGAAGCGAAATTCAGCGGCGGAAAACCAGCGAGAAATTCAACTGTTACAGTGACCAGCCAAAAGGAAAATGAGGAAATCCTGAAAGGAAAAACAGATGACAGGGGAGTATTTTCTTTTCCCATTCCGAAGAAAGCAAGAGACAACCAACTGAACCTCAAAATCACCATCAACAGCGGAGACGGTCATAAAAACAGCTGGCTGCTCAACGCAGAGGACTATCTTCCCGGAGTCAGCTCAACTCCCCGTAAAACTGAAAAAATGACAAAGGCTCCTCAGCGGAAACCGGATCAGGAGCAACAGTTGCCAAATGAAGTATTACTGCGAAAAATTATCTCTTCGGAACTAGACAGGCAACTCGGACCAATAAAAAGATCTCTGGCTCTCCAACAGGAAAAGCCGACTTCACTTCAGGATATCCTGGGGGAATCGGCTATATCCTTGGCATAG
- a CDS encoding DUF4198 domain-containing protein, whose amino-acid sequence MKHVRQLTFAATLLFIFSTQNCLAHFGMIIPEKSIITQDKKNAKFELAFAHPFENKGMDLEKPEKFTMTVNGQTTDLTDNLKATTFMGHKAWNTDISFKRPGVYVFVMEPHPYWEPAEDISIIHYTKTIVAAFGDDTGWDEPVGLPTEIVPLTRPFGNYAGNSFTGKVLVKGKPAAGAEVEVEYYNKGNTLLAPDDYHITQVVKADSNGVFTFTCPRAGWWGFAALTEADYTLQDPEENDKGVETGAVLWIHLDNFQKRD is encoded by the coding sequence ATGAAACATGTCAGACAACTTACCTTCGCCGCAACACTTTTGTTTATTTTTTCCACCCAGAACTGCCTTGCCCATTTTGGCATGATTATTCCGGAAAAAAGTATCATTACCCAGGATAAGAAAAACGCAAAATTTGAACTTGCCTTTGCCCACCCTTTTGAAAACAAGGGCATGGATCTGGAAAAACCTGAAAAGTTCACAATGACAGTCAACGGACAGACAACAGATTTAACAGACAACCTGAAAGCCACGACTTTCATGGGTCACAAAGCGTGGAATACAGATATCTCCTTCAAACGTCCCGGTGTTTATGTCTTTGTCATGGAACCCCATCCGTACTGGGAGCCGGCCGAAGACATAAGCATTATTCATTACACCAAAACAATAGTTGCCGCATTCGGCGACGATACAGGCTGGGATGAGCCTGTCGGTCTACCTACGGAAATCGTCCCCCTCACCCGCCCCTTTGGTAATTACGCCGGAAACAGTTTTACCGGTAAGGTTCTTGTAAAAGGTAAACCCGCTGCAGGAGCTGAAGTTGAGGTGGAATACTACAATAAGGGTAATACCCTTCTGGCTCCAGACGACTACCATATCACCCAGGTGGTCAAGGCCGACAGCAATGGAGTTTTCACCTTTACCTGTCCTCGTGCAGGCTGGTGGGGTTTTGCAGCCCTGACTGAAGCCGACTACACCCTTCAGGATCCCGAAGAAAACGATAAGGGTGTGGAAACAGGCGCCGTTCTCTGGATCCACCTGGACAATTTTCAGAAACGAGATTAA
- the cbiQ gene encoding cobalt ECF transporter T component CbiQ, with protein MNERFAEGTSSLHRRDPKAKIIAATTLVTASAISNSFTVAAMTLLLGIVLFLLTGLPARLVMKRLLAVNSFTLFLWLTLPFTYDGISFTGTGPLHVSSQGVQLAALISLKTNGIVLILIALLGTSRIANIGHALEALHLPERLCFILLFSYRYVFVIHQEYQRLVRAAKMRCFVPATTIHTYRTFGYLFGMTLVKSWNRAARVHQAMVLRGFDGHLIPLSRDIYTRGDTVFLLISTALTLLLILANFV; from the coding sequence ATGAACGAACGTTTTGCCGAAGGTACTTCATCACTGCACCGGAGAGATCCAAAAGCCAAAATCATAGCTGCCACAACTCTTGTCACTGCTTCTGCCATATCAAACAGTTTCACCGTGGCAGCTATGACTCTCCTGCTCGGGATTGTTCTTTTCCTCCTGACCGGGCTGCCGGCCAGGCTTGTCATGAAAAGACTGCTGGCGGTAAACAGTTTTACCCTGTTTTTATGGCTGACTCTCCCTTTTACCTACGATGGCATATCATTCACAGGGACCGGCCCGCTGCACGTTTCTTCCCAAGGTGTGCAACTGGCCGCCCTTATTTCTCTGAAAACAAATGGGATAGTACTGATTCTTATCGCCCTGCTCGGTACTTCGCGAATTGCAAATATAGGCCACGCCCTGGAAGCTCTGCACCTCCCGGAAAGACTCTGTTTTATTCTTCTCTTTTCCTACCGTTATGTTTTCGTCATTCACCAGGAGTACCAGCGCCTTGTCCGTGCAGCAAAGATGCGCTGCTTTGTCCCGGCAACCACCATCCATACCTACCGCACATTCGGTTACCTTTTCGGTATGACCCTGGTAAAAAGCTGGAATCGTGCGGCCCGGGTTCACCAGGCCATGGTGCTGCGCGGGTTTGACGGACATCTCATCCCCCTCTCCAGGGATATATATACACGAGGTGACACAGTTTTTCTGCTTATCAGCACAGCACTCACACTTCTTCTTATTCTGGCTAACTTCGTATGA
- a CDS encoding energy-coupling factor ABC transporter ATP-binding protein — protein sequence MTTTPIIELRNISYSYPQAPKPILKDLNFSITEKNYGIVGSNGCGKTTFFQIIVGLLKPDEGELLFKGAPVTDKTMLRALRKDVGFLFQSSDDQLFSPTVIEDVAFGPLNLGYQPAEARELALETLNKLGLYGFEERITHRLSGGEKKLVALATILAMNPKVLLLDEPTNNLDPETRERLITILQGLDQNQIIISHDWDFLNKTNSVLFQIEHGHIHRCEEDHIHVHSHIHKAGAHPHRHEH from the coding sequence ATGACAACCACACCTATTATAGAACTGAGAAATATCTCTTACAGTTATCCCCAGGCTCCAAAGCCAATTCTCAAAGATCTGAATTTCTCAATAACAGAGAAAAACTACGGCATTGTCGGCTCCAACGGTTGCGGAAAAACGACCTTTTTTCAAATTATTGTTGGACTTCTAAAACCGGACGAAGGGGAGCTCCTGTTCAAGGGAGCACCCGTCACAGATAAAACCATGCTCAGGGCTCTCAGAAAAGATGTCGGTTTTCTTTTCCAGAGCTCTGATGATCAGCTTTTCTCACCGACAGTTATAGAAGATGTCGCCTTCGGTCCTCTTAACCTTGGCTACCAACCAGCCGAAGCCAGAGAACTTGCCCTTGAAACTCTGAACAAACTGGGACTTTACGGTTTTGAGGAAAGAATCACACACAGGCTTTCAGGGGGAGAGAAAAAACTGGTCGCTCTTGCCACCATCCTGGCCATGAACCCAAAGGTTCTGCTTCTTGATGAACCGACCAACAATCTGGACCCCGAAACAAGGGAGCGTCTCATTACGATTCTGCAGGGACTGGACCAGAACCAGATCATTATCTCCCATGACTGGGATTTTCTCAACAAGACAAATTCTGTCCTTTTCCAGATAGAGCATGGACATATCCACAGGTGTGAAGAAGACCATATTCACGTTCACAGTCATATCCATAAAGCAGGAGCACATCCCCACCGCCATGAACATTGA